A stretch of Tripterygium wilfordii isolate XIE 37 chromosome 11, ASM1340144v1, whole genome shotgun sequence DNA encodes these proteins:
- the LOC120008864 gene encoding uncharacterized protein LOC120008864 produces the protein MGNTRSYSKPSMSDAKERSYSKPSKFDAKESNKPSKQQEQQVISTKDLILQKAKPFSDDYPTYDDPIVWGVLTAITKHSIYGRRYQGCQGHCIDLKMTEHCIGLVLKEMSYQIPNEAVNNGYGIYITRVDSEAAKHLGTYYPAVFLWDISAFDTYVNWKKLTKGEAVNIFHGDIISLFAAPDDVNAVGYVYQMAYRFSPWQEVRVAASHDKFEALHKEFAEMKLLCVKERVELKADIMAELRTEVLHKEFAEMKKLLCVKERVELKADIMAELGTELKSELRTELQAELLTELRAELKSELRAKLKTELMVPGFK, from the exons ATGGGTAACACACGCAGTTACTCAAAACCAAGTATGTCTGATGCAAAAGAACGCAGTTACTCAAAACCAagtaaatttgatgcaaaagagTCTAATAAGCCCTcaaaacaacaagaacaacaagTTATATCAACAAAAGATCTCATACTACAGAAAGCTAAGCCCTTTTCGGATGACTACCCTACCTATGATGATCCCATCGTCTGGGGTGTTTTAACGGCTATCACCAAACATTCAATTTATGGCAGGAGATACCAGGGATGCCAG GGACACTGTATTGACTTGAAGATGACTGAGCATTGCATTGGCCTAGTATTGAAGGAAATGTCTTACCAAATTCCAAACGAGGCGGTCAACAATGGCTATGGAATATATATTACCAGAGTTGATAGTGAAGCAGCAAAGCATCTTGGGACCTATTATCCAGCTGTCTTCTTGTGGGACATTAG CGCATTTGACACATATGTCAATTGGAAAAAGTTGACTAAAGGAGAAGCTGTGAATATTTTTCACGGAGATATCATCTCTCTTTTCGCTGCTCCTGATGATG TTAATGCAGTTGGATATGTATATCAAATGGCATATAGGTTTAGTCCTTGGCAAGAAGTTAGAGTAGCAGCAAGCCATGACAAATTTGAAGCATTGCATAAGGAATTTGCAGAGATGAAATTGTTGTGTGTAAAAGAGCGTGTAGAACTCAAGGCTGACATCATGGCTGAACTCAGGACTGAAGTATTGCATAAGGAATTTGCGGAGATGAAGAAATTGTTGTGTGTAAAAGAGCGTGTAGAACTCAAGGCTGACATCATGGCTGAACTCGGGACTGAACTCAAGTCTGAACTCAGAACTGAACTTCAGGCTGAACTCCTGACTGAACTCAGGGCTGAACTCAAGTCTGAACTCAGGGCTAAACTCAAGACTGAACTCATGGTACCAGGTTTCAAATGA
- the LOC120009893 gene encoding alcohol dehydrogenase-like 2, with amino-acid sequence MDNNKAREAAGNVITCKAAICRNPGEPLVVEEIQVDPPKAWEVRIKILCSSLCHTDVTIWKMNSGPYTVFPRVFGHEAVGVVESVGEHVEEVEKGDMVLPVFIPNCGECRDCKSSKSNMCSKFKMRSHDMPRDGTSRFRDINGETVHHFMSVSTFTEYTVVDIAFLVKISRDMPVDKACLLSCGVSTGVGAAWKAADVEEGSTVAIFGLGAVGLAVAEGARLRRASKIIGIDLNPGKFEIGKEFGVTNFINPSSCGDKPVSEVIKEMTDGGADYCFECIGLASLMEDAFRSSRVGWGKTVILGVEAHGLPVSLNCSEILNGRSFSGSLYGGIKPKSDIPLLANKFLEKELNLDKFITHEVCFSDINKAFDLLLEGKSLRCMIWMDK; translated from the exons ATGGATAACAATAAGGCACGAGAGGCTGCAGGCAATGTCATAACATGCAAAG CTGCAATTTGCAGGAATCCGGGAGAGCCACTCGtggtagaggaaatccaagtgGATCCGCCTAAAGCTTGGGAGGTCCGGATCAAGATTCTGTGCAGCTCACTTTGTCACACTGATGTTACTATCTGGAAAATGAATTCA GGACCTTACACAGTTTTCCCTAGAGTTTTTGGCCATGAGGCTGTTGG TGTCGTGGAGAGTGTAGGAGAGCATGTGGAAGAAGTAGAAAAAGGAGATATGGTGTTGCCAGTGTTTATTCCGAATTGTGGGGAATGCAGGGATTGCAAGTCGAGCAAGAGCAACATGTGTTCTAAGTTTAAAATGCGGTCACACGACATGCCTAGGGACGGGACCAGCAGATTCAGGGACATAAATGGGGAGACTGTTCACCATTTCATGTCTGTTTCAACCTTCACCGAGTATACGGTGGTGGACATCGCATTTCTGGTGAAGATCAGCCGTGACATGCCTGTCGATAAGGCTTGCTTGCTTAGTTGTGGAGTGTCAACAG GGGTAGGAGCAGCATGGAAGGCGGCAGATGTGGAAGAGGGATCCACAGTGGCTATATTTGGTCTTGGAGCTGTTGGCCTTGCC GTTGCTGAAGGAGCAAGGCTGCGTAGAGCTTCCAAGATTATAGGTATTGATTTGAATCCTGGCAAGTTTGAGATAG GTAAAGAATTTGGAGTCACCAATTTCATCAACCCATCGTCCTGTGGAGATAAACCAGTCAGTGAG GTGATTAAGGAAATGACTGATGGTGGTGCTGATTATTGTTTCGAGTGTATTGGCTTGGCTTCATTGATGGAGGATGCATTTCGTAGCAGCCGAGTG GGGTGGGGCAAGACAGTGATATTAGGAGTGGAGGCGCATGGATTGCCTGTGTCGTTGAACTGCTCTGAGATTCTTAATGGCAGAAGTTTTAGTGGCTCATTGTATGGAGGCATAAAACCCAAATCCGATATCCCTCTCCTCGCCAACAAATTCTTGGAGAAG GAGCTTAATTTGGACAAATTCATAACGCACGAAGTATGCTTCTCGGACATCAACAAAGCGTTTGATCTGCTCCTTGAAGGCAAAAGCCTCCGCTGCATGATATGGATGGACAAGTAG